Proteins from a single region of Rhodovibrio salinarum DSM 9154:
- a CDS encoding SPOR domain-containing protein produces MLRLAARTESSGNVTAARDIYAKIAARFPEAPAGHLGLGRTNYRSGDPAEAAQHYRRALTYAPGSVDARYGLGKALLAADRPEAAIEQFDRLITQEAADTRPYVAKGVALDMLGRHPDAQTVYRKGLELAPMNVALRTNLGLSLALSGQHKPAIRVLEDAARDPKATARTRQNLALVYGLAGEMDDAAAASDADLGSNAVERNLAYYRALRAARTITDVAASAPTAPQTPEPETDTTQTAEAATDAHSGTDTTGRDQTATPAAPVAEAMPMPLQPTTDAHVNVSDPNSTGPAQGRIVPASFSPNPARDQAIAANAPRYWVQIASLRARPAAKKEWQRLQDAHAPLLADLSPSVQKTEVPDKGTYYRLRSGPFADASRPKQLCQALKARDQACLVVRTTPQS; encoded by the coding sequence ATGCTCCGGCTCGCCGCGCGCACGGAATCCAGCGGCAACGTCACCGCCGCGCGCGACATCTACGCCAAGATCGCCGCCCGCTTTCCGGAAGCGCCCGCGGGACACCTGGGCCTGGGCCGTACCAACTACCGCAGCGGCGACCCTGCGGAAGCCGCGCAGCATTACCGCCGCGCGCTGACCTACGCGCCCGGGTCGGTTGACGCGCGCTACGGCCTGGGGAAAGCGCTGCTGGCGGCGGACCGGCCAGAGGCGGCAATCGAGCAGTTCGACCGGTTGATCACGCAGGAAGCCGCCGACACACGCCCCTATGTCGCAAAAGGGGTGGCGTTGGACATGCTGGGCCGGCACCCTGATGCCCAGACGGTTTACCGCAAGGGCCTCGAACTCGCGCCCATGAACGTCGCGCTACGCACCAACCTGGGCCTGTCGCTTGCGCTGTCCGGTCAGCACAAGCCGGCGATCCGCGTGCTGGAGGATGCCGCGCGTGATCCCAAAGCGACCGCCCGGACCCGCCAAAACCTCGCTCTGGTTTATGGTTTGGCCGGTGAGATGGATGACGCCGCGGCGGCCAGTGACGCCGATCTCGGATCCAATGCCGTGGAACGTAATTTGGCGTACTACCGTGCACTGCGCGCCGCCCGGACGATTACGGACGTCGCGGCGTCTGCGCCCACCGCCCCGCAAACGCCCGAACCTGAAACAGACACGACCCAGACGGCCGAGGCCGCCACGGATGCTCACTCGGGCACGGACACCACCGGAAGAGACCAGACGGCAACGCCGGCCGCACCGGTCGCCGAAGCCATGCCAATGCCCCTGCAGCCTACGACGGATGCTCACGTAAACGTAAGCGATCCCAATTCGACCGGGCCGGCGCAAGGCCGCATCGTCCCCGCCAGTTTCTCGCCCAACCCTGCGCGCGATCAGGCGATTGCGGCCAACGCCCCCCGCTACTGGGTGCAGATCGCGTCCCTGCGCGCGCGCCCCGCAGCCAAGAAGGAGTGGCAGCGCCTGCAGGACGCGCACGCCCCCCTGTTGGCCGATCTGTCCCCCTCCGTTCAGAAAACCGAGGTGCCGGACAAAGGCACCTATTATCGCCTACGCAGCGGCCCGTTCGCAGATGCCAGTCGGCCGAAACAGCTCTGCCAAGCCCTGAAAGCACGCGACCAGGCCTGCCTGGTGGTACGCACTACCCCACAATCCTGA
- a CDS encoding ParA family protein gives MHVITFASQKGGSGKTTLAGHMAVQASRAGAGRVCLIDTDPQGSLSDWWNARAEETPEFVHTAIASLADDLAGLEGLGVNLVVIDTPPAITETIEQVIALSDLVVIPTRPSPHDLRAAGATVALVEAAGKPLVFVVNAATQRARITGEAAVALSQHGTVAPTTVHQRTDFAASMIDGRTVMELAKAQKSAQEMSDLWGYLANRISGDRQTFLGAHAAARPAKSPMVPTRAAGAVG, from the coding sequence ATGCACGTGATCACCTTCGCCTCGCAGAAGGGCGGCTCCGGCAAAACCACGCTCGCTGGCCATATGGCCGTGCAGGCATCGCGTGCTGGTGCGGGCCGGGTTTGTCTGATCGACACGGACCCGCAAGGTAGCCTGTCCGACTGGTGGAATGCCCGCGCCGAGGAGACGCCGGAGTTCGTCCATACTGCGATAGCGAGCCTGGCCGACGACCTGGCTGGGCTGGAAGGCCTGGGTGTGAATCTGGTCGTGATCGACACACCGCCGGCGATCACCGAAACGATCGAGCAGGTGATCGCGCTCTCCGATCTGGTTGTGATCCCAACCCGGCCAAGCCCGCACGACCTGCGCGCCGCCGGCGCCACGGTCGCGCTTGTGGAGGCGGCTGGCAAGCCGCTGGTGTTCGTCGTCAATGCGGCTACCCAGCGGGCCCGGATTACCGGCGAGGCTGCGGTCGCGCTGTCGCAGCACGGCACGGTGGCCCCGACCACCGTGCACCAGCGTACCGATTTCGCCGCCAGCATGATCGACGGCCGCACGGTGATGGAGCTCGCCAAGGCGCAGAAGTCGGCACAGGAGATGAGCGATCTCTGGGGCTATCTCGCCAACCGGATTAGTGGTGACCGGCAGACTTTCCTGGGTGCCCACGCCGCTGCTCGCCCGGCCAAGTCGCCCATGGTGCCGACGCGTGCGGCGGGGGCGGTCGGCTGA
- a CDS encoding DUF3096 domain-containing protein: protein MYIDFNTIQPLVALIAGILILISPRLLNYVVAAYLIFVGVTGLLPYLG from the coding sequence ATGTATATCGATTTCAACACGATCCAACCGCTGGTCGCCCTCATCGCCGGCATCCTGATCCTGATCAGCCCGCGACTGCTGAACTACGTCGTCGCGGCCTACCTGATCTTCGTCGGCGTTACCGGGCTGCTGCCGTACCTCGGCTAA
- a CDS encoding SRPBCC family protein, producing the protein MIGHTKIAKERSLQMAKVSEAARLYISAERVWETIGRFESIDSWHPSVLGIEMSGSEHQPERRLELGDPEKLVDRLESHDDAAMSYRYSYRGGPLPLSEMTAELRVKPDDAASCTIEWSADLSPDGDTEQDQAVAELQNFFRRGLEHLRFTLAG; encoded by the coding sequence ATGATCGGACACACCAAAATCGCGAAGGAGCGCAGTTTGCAGATGGCCAAGGTGAGCGAGGCCGCGAGACTCTACATCAGCGCCGAGCGGGTCTGGGAGACGATCGGCCGCTTCGAGAGCATCGACAGCTGGCATCCGTCAGTGCTGGGCATCGAGATGTCGGGTAGCGAGCATCAGCCGGAACGCCGGCTCGAACTGGGCGACCCGGAAAAGCTGGTGGACCGGCTGGAGAGCCATGACGACGCGGCGATGAGCTATCGCTACAGCTATCGGGGTGGGCCATTGCCGCTGTCGGAGATGACGGCCGAACTGCGTGTCAAACCGGACGACGCGGCCAGTTGCACGATCGAATGGTCCGCTGATCTGTCGCCGGACGGCGACACCGAACAAGACCAGGCCGTTGCCGAGTTGCAGAACTTCTTCCGCCGCGGGCTGGAGCACCTGCGCTTTACGCTGGCGGGTTGA
- a CDS encoding DUF924 family protein, whose amino-acid sequence MTDSDPPIARPEADQPRLADLLTFWFDPASRPYWFDSTPAFDAQLRERFLDLYAAAADGGLRQWRTSAHGCLGLVLLLDQVPRNVFRGTPQAFATDPEARAITLEALDKAFDRELDEAQRLFLYLPLEHSEDLADQDRSVALIAQLTSEPAWKDYADKHRAVIARFGRFPHRNALLGRESTAEEREFLEQGVGW is encoded by the coding sequence ATGACCGACAGTGATCCGCCGATCGCGCGCCCCGAAGCCGATCAGCCACGGCTGGCCGACCTGCTGACCTTCTGGTTCGATCCAGCGAGCCGGCCCTATTGGTTCGACAGCACACCGGCGTTCGATGCCCAACTGCGCGAGCGCTTCCTGGATTTGTACGCGGCGGCGGCGGACGGCGGTCTCAGGCAGTGGCGCACATCCGCGCACGGCTGCCTCGGGCTCGTGCTGCTGCTGGATCAGGTGCCACGCAACGTCTTTCGCGGCACGCCGCAGGCATTTGCGACCGACCCCGAGGCGCGCGCCATCACGCTGGAGGCGCTGGATAAGGCGTTCGATCGGGAATTGGACGAGGCGCAGCGGCTGTTCCTCTATCTGCCGTTGGAGCACAGCGAGGATCTGGCCGATCAAGACCGCTCCGTAGCCTTGATCGCCCAATTGACCAGCGAGCCGGCGTGGAAGGACTACGCCGACAAGCATCGCGCCGTGATCGCCCGCTTCGGCCGCTTCCCCCACCGCAACGCCCTCCTGGGGCGGGAGAGCACGGCGGAGGAGCGGGAATTCCTGGAACAGGGTGTCGGCTGGTAG
- a CDS encoding glutathione S-transferase family protein: MGLLIDGEWHTQWYDTDKHGGRFVRPETKFRNRVTANGSSNFPAEADRYHLYVSYACPWAHRALIMRALKGLEDALPVSVVHWYMADNGWEFTQDCPDHENGAAYLRELYVKADPTYTGRVTVPTLWDKKQGTIANNESADLVRILNADFNAFARNPDLDLYPDDLASEIERVNERVYHQVNNGVYKAGFATTQEAYEEAFDALFETLDWLEGLLAERRYVAGDRLTEADIRLFTTLVRFDPVYVGHFKCNKYRIADYPNLLGLTREIYQLPGVAETTNFEHIKKHYYVSHTMVNPTQIVPKGPVLDLTAPHGRDALGGPGGLRAIAGAA, translated from the coding sequence ATGGGCCTGCTGATCGATGGTGAGTGGCACACCCAGTGGTACGACACCGATAAGCACGGCGGCCGCTTCGTCCGCCCGGAGACGAAGTTCCGCAACCGTGTCACCGCCAACGGCTCCAGCAACTTCCCGGCCGAAGCGGACCGCTATCACCTCTACGTCTCCTACGCCTGCCCCTGGGCGCATCGCGCGTTGATTATGCGCGCGCTGAAGGGCCTGGAGGATGCGCTGCCGGTGTCGGTCGTGCACTGGTACATGGCCGACAACGGCTGGGAGTTTACCCAGGACTGTCCCGACCACGAGAACGGCGCAGCCTATCTGCGGGAGCTGTATGTCAAGGCGGACCCGACCTACACCGGCCGGGTCACGGTGCCGACGCTATGGGACAAGAAGCAGGGCACGATCGCCAACAACGAGTCGGCGGATCTGGTGCGCATCCTCAACGCGGACTTCAACGCCTTCGCCCGCAATCCCGATCTCGACCTCTACCCCGACGATCTCGCCTCGGAAATCGAGCGAGTGAACGAACGGGTCTACCATCAGGTCAACAACGGGGTGTACAAGGCCGGCTTCGCTACCACCCAGGAAGCCTACGAGGAAGCGTTCGACGCCCTGTTCGAGACGTTGGACTGGTTGGAGGGCCTGCTCGCCGAGCGGCGCTACGTCGCCGGCGACCGGCTGACGGAAGCGGATATCCGCCTATTCACCACGCTGGTGCGCTTCGATCCCGTCTATGTCGGCCACTTCAAGTGCAACAAGTATCGGATCGCCGACTATCCGAACCTGCTGGGCCTGACGCGGGAGATCTATCAGCTTCCGGGCGTGGCCGAGACGACCAATTTCGAGCACATCAAGAAGCACTACTACGTCAGCCACACGATGGTGAACCCGACCCAGATCGTGCCCAAGGGCCCGGTTCTGGACCTGACCGCCCCGCACGGCCGCGACGCGCTTGGCGGTCCGGGCGGTCTGCGGGCAATCGCCGGGGCAGCCTAG
- a CDS encoding pirin family protein, which yields MIEHRPFQSLGAFELDWLSARYHFSFGQYHDPARMGVGPLRVWNDDTVQPGTGFDPHGHRNMEIITYVRRGAITHEDNLGNQGRTPAGDVQVMTAGKGVIHAEYNREPEITQLFQIWIQPAQERLTPRWDQRAFPSQERAGRLVPLASGRPGHDEVLPIHQDAALFGATLRAGQTVRHALGRERQGYLVASTGQLTVNGTTLDARDGAVISEEDEIEITAVAESELLLADLP from the coding sequence ATGATCGAGCATCGTCCTTTCCAGAGCCTGGGCGCGTTCGAACTGGACTGGCTGTCCGCGCGCTATCACTTCAGCTTCGGGCAGTACCACGACCCAGCACGCATGGGCGTCGGACCGCTGCGGGTCTGGAACGACGACACGGTGCAACCGGGCACGGGCTTCGATCCCCACGGCCATCGCAACATGGAAATCATCACCTACGTCCGCCGCGGCGCGATCACGCACGAAGACAACCTGGGCAACCAGGGGCGCACCCCCGCCGGCGACGTGCAGGTGATGACCGCGGGCAAGGGCGTGATTCACGCAGAATACAACCGCGAGCCGGAGATCACCCAACTCTTCCAGATCTGGATCCAGCCGGCGCAGGAGCGTTTGACGCCCCGCTGGGACCAGCGTGCCTTTCCCTCCCAGGAACGGGCCGGACGGCTGGTGCCGCTTGCCTCCGGCCGGCCGGGGCACGACGAAGTCCTGCCGATCCATCAGGACGCCGCGCTATTCGGTGCGACGCTCCGGGCGGGCCAGACAGTGCGTCACGCCCTCGGGCGCGAGCGACAGGGGTATCTGGTGGCCTCGACGGGGCAACTGACCGTGAACGGCACCACGCTGGACGCGCGCGACGGCGCGGTTATCTCCGAAGAGGACGAGATCGAGATCACCGCCGTGGCGGAGAGCGAGCTGCTGCTGGCCGACCTGCCCTAG
- the wrbA gene encoding NAD(P)H:quinone oxidoreductase, with product MAKVLVLYYSTWGHVETLAQTIADGARDVEGTQVDIYRVPELVPESVQQQAGYKTDQTAPVLEDPNALGDYDAIILGSPTRFGNMTGQLRNFLDQTGGLWAGGKLIGKVGSVFTSTGSQHGGQETTLISMQTTLLHHGMVIVGVPYSVQELSNLSEITGGTPYGATTIAGADGSRQPSENELAIARAQGRHVSEITKKLHG from the coding sequence ATGGCGAAGGTACTGGTACTTTACTATTCGACCTGGGGTCACGTGGAGACGTTGGCGCAGACAATCGCCGACGGCGCCCGCGACGTCGAGGGGACGCAGGTCGACATCTACCGCGTGCCCGAGCTGGTACCGGAGAGTGTGCAGCAGCAGGCCGGGTACAAGACCGACCAGACCGCGCCGGTGCTGGAGGATCCCAACGCGCTTGGCGACTACGACGCGATCATTCTTGGCTCGCCGACCCGCTTCGGGAACATGACCGGTCAACTGCGCAACTTCCTGGACCAGACTGGCGGCCTGTGGGCCGGGGGCAAGCTGATCGGCAAGGTCGGCAGCGTGTTCACCTCGACCGGCAGCCAGCACGGTGGCCAGGAGACGACGCTGATCTCGATGCAGACCACGCTGCTGCACCACGGCATGGTGATCGTGGGCGTCCCCTATTCCGTGCAGGAACTCAGCAATCTGAGCGAGATCACCGGCGGTACGCCTTACGGCGCCACTACGATTGCCGGCGCTGACGGCAGCCGTCAGCCGAGCGAGAACGAGCTCGCCATCGCCCGCGCGCAAGGCCGCCACGTGAGTGAGATCACCAAGAAGCTGCACGGCTGA
- a CDS encoding LysR family transcriptional regulator, with the protein MTYEHLSAMAVFARVVEEGSFSHAARGLGLSKSAVSKQVGRLEDRLGVRLLNRTTRQLSLTEAGTAFYEHCRQLVADAEAAESAVTHLAAAPRGTLRVNAPMSFGQLHVAPALPEFLAAYPELSVEMQLSDRTVDLIEEGFDLAIRIGQLRDSSLIARRLAPLRQVLCAAPSYLAAQGRPEHPHDLKDHECLIYSYLSWGREWRFQGVDGELRVPIRGRLEINNGDALLAAARQGFGIVMLPSFLGADDLKAGRLEPLLQDWCEPAAGGIHAVFPASRNLSPKVRVFVDYLARRFAGQPYWEVEQAETAV; encoded by the coding sequence ATGACCTATGAACACCTGAGCGCCATGGCCGTTTTCGCGCGGGTGGTGGAAGAGGGCAGTTTCTCGCATGCTGCGCGCGGGCTGGGACTGAGCAAGTCTGCGGTGTCCAAGCAGGTCGGCCGGCTTGAGGATCGGTTGGGCGTGCGGCTGTTGAACCGCACCACGCGCCAGCTCTCGCTAACCGAAGCCGGGACGGCCTTCTACGAGCACTGCCGCCAACTGGTCGCCGACGCCGAGGCCGCGGAAAGCGCCGTGACCCATCTGGCCGCCGCCCCGCGCGGCACGCTTCGGGTCAACGCGCCGATGTCGTTCGGGCAACTGCACGTCGCCCCGGCGCTGCCGGAGTTCCTGGCGGCTTATCCGGAGCTTTCGGTCGAGATGCAGCTATCCGACCGGACGGTGGACCTGATCGAAGAGGGGTTCGATCTTGCGATCCGGATCGGCCAACTGCGCGATTCCAGCCTGATCGCCCGGCGGTTGGCGCCGCTGCGCCAGGTTCTCTGCGCCGCGCCGTCCTACCTCGCCGCCCAGGGGCGTCCGGAGCACCCGCATGATCTGAAGGATCACGAATGCCTGATCTACTCCTACCTGTCTTGGGGGCGGGAATGGCGCTTTCAAGGCGTTGACGGGGAGTTGCGAGTTCCGATCCGGGGACGTCTCGAGATCAATAACGGCGATGCCCTGCTGGCTGCCGCGCGTCAGGGCTTCGGGATCGTCATGCTGCCGAGCTTCCTGGGCGCCGACGATCTCAAGGCCGGCCGGCTGGAGCCCCTGCTGCAAGACTGGTGCGAACCGGCGGCGGGCGGCATCCACGCTGTTTTCCCGGCAAGCCGCAATCTGTCCCCCAAGGTTCGCGTGTTCGTCGACTATCTCGCCCGACGCTTCGCCGGGCAGCCCTATTGGGAGGTGGAACAGGCGGAGACGGCGGTGTGA
- a CDS encoding GNAT family N-acetyltransferase, whose translation MTDGMLRFHIGPERPDDAERIEPLLDRTFGDERRQKTVYRLRAGVRPVPELCFVATDDFGKMLASLRFWPIQVAGQGEPPADGPQAILLGPLSVEPKYQGRGIGRALVRQGLDTARRMPVELCVVVGEPGYYQPYGFIPATPQGLILPGPVEPRRFQVLELKPGALEGVRGRIRADLRYAEPGAAGRHLRRA comes from the coding sequence ATGACTGACGGTATGCTGCGCTTTCATATCGGGCCGGAGCGGCCCGACGACGCCGAACGGATCGAGCCGCTGCTCGACCGAACGTTCGGCGACGAGCGCCGTCAGAAAACCGTCTATCGCCTGCGCGCGGGCGTACGTCCGGTGCCCGAACTGTGCTTCGTCGCTACCGACGATTTTGGCAAGATGCTGGCGTCCTTGCGCTTCTGGCCGATCCAGGTGGCCGGACAGGGCGAACCGCCGGCGGACGGGCCGCAGGCGATCCTGTTGGGTCCGCTGTCGGTGGAGCCGAAGTACCAGGGCCGTGGCATCGGTCGCGCACTGGTGCGTCAGGGGCTGGACACCGCGCGGCGCATGCCGGTCGAGCTGTGCGTCGTGGTCGGCGAGCCTGGGTACTATCAGCCTTACGGTTTCATTCCGGCCACGCCGCAGGGATTGATCCTGCCCGGTCCGGTGGAGCCGCGTCGTTTCCAGGTGCTGGAGCTCAAGCCGGGCGCGCTGGAGGGTGTACGCGGTCGCATCCGCGCCGACCTCCGCTACGCCGAGCCGGGTGCGGCCGGGAGGCATCTTCGCCGGGCGTGA
- a CDS encoding TspO/MBR family protein gives MTAAPIDSDPPKRRSFAQQALVLIAFLALVFAVEGATVSVTQPAIDGWYADLTKPTFTPPNLAFPIVWTAIFFLMALAGWQAWRAAQREDFGWPLACFLVQLALNFTWSALFFGAGDIFLALVDVVALILAILATTTAFWQVSRAAGLLMLPYLAWVCFATALNVEILRLNY, from the coding sequence ATGACCGCCGCCCCCATCGATAGCGACCCGCCCAAGCGCCGCTCGTTCGCACAGCAAGCGCTCGTCTTGATCGCCTTCCTGGCCCTCGTATTCGCGGTCGAAGGAGCGACCGTCTCGGTCACGCAGCCCGCGATCGACGGCTGGTACGCCGACCTCACCAAGCCGACGTTCACACCGCCCAACCTCGCCTTCCCGATCGTCTGGACGGCGATCTTCTTCCTGATGGCGCTAGCCGGCTGGCAAGCCTGGCGCGCGGCCCAGCGGGAGGATTTCGGCTGGCCGCTCGCTTGCTTCCTGGTTCAACTGGCGCTCAACTTCACCTGGTCGGCACTGTTCTTCGGCGCGGGCGACATTTTCCTGGCGCTGGTCGACGTGGTTGCCCTGATCCTGGCGATCCTCGCCACCACCACCGCCTTCTGGCAGGTCAGTCGCGCCGCCGGCCTGCTGATGCTGCCCTACCTCGCCTGGGTCTGCTTCGCCACGGCCCTGAACGTCGAGATTCTGCGGCTGAACTATTAG
- a CDS encoding membrane protein, protein MLNATTLAFAPLVPWTVVIALAVLSALAIGVAAWCQARGAAWRALALTAILAVLANPSLIREQREELPDIVLIAVDESASNRLEDRQAQVARAMDALDDDLATLENTRVRVIRVGDADGPNQEGGTRLFDDVARALAEIPRARLAGLVVLSDGQIHDVPESLDALDIDAPVHHLMTGREDEGDRRLSVGDVPGYGIVGREIRFTVKVEDLSAPENGPASAELRLTRDGTETRTRTVPVGEETEITVELTHRGQNVLELEVAEGPRELTLANNRAAIVINGVRDRLRVLLVSGQPHAGERAWRSLLKSDPSVDLVHFTILRPPEKQDGTPIRELSLIAFPTRELFEVKIDEFDLIVFDRYQRRGVLPSLYLHNVAEYVRNGGALLEAGGPSFASRMSLYRTPLGRVLPGAPTGEIYEQGFKPQVTELGTRHPVTRGLTGSNGPEAEADWSRWFRHLNVDVQSGDIVMEGVRDRPLLILDRVGEGRVAQLMSDHAWLWARGYEGGGPQAELMRRVAHWLMKEPELEEEALRARVEGDRLVVERRSLETELPPVEVTLPDGSTQTLQLEPGPDGRASTTMPVDQLGTYELSDGTRTAVAAAGPPNPLEYRDVRSTRARLHPLVEASGGAHVRIADGIPRLRKVDPDRDSAGRGWIGLDANRDYRVAGVTEVPLLPAVLALILVLGTLIAAWFREGK, encoded by the coding sequence ATGCTGAACGCCACCACGCTCGCTTTCGCGCCGCTGGTCCCCTGGACGGTGGTGATCGCGCTGGCGGTTCTGAGCGCGCTGGCAATCGGCGTCGCCGCCTGGTGCCAGGCCCGCGGGGCGGCCTGGCGCGCGCTGGCGCTGACGGCGATCCTGGCGGTGCTGGCGAACCCGTCGTTGATCCGGGAGCAGCGCGAGGAGTTACCCGACATCGTTCTGATCGCGGTCGACGAAAGCGCCAGCAACCGCCTGGAAGATCGGCAAGCGCAGGTCGCGCGCGCGATGGACGCGCTTGATGACGACCTCGCGACTCTCGAAAATACGCGGGTCCGCGTGATCCGGGTCGGCGACGCGGACGGACCCAACCAGGAAGGCGGCACGCGGTTGTTCGACGATGTCGCCCGCGCGCTGGCGGAGATCCCGCGCGCGCGCCTCGCCGGGTTGGTCGTACTGTCCGACGGGCAGATCCACGATGTGCCGGAGAGCCTGGACGCCCTGGATATCGACGCGCCAGTGCATCACCTGATGACCGGCCGGGAAGACGAGGGCGACCGCCGCCTGAGCGTCGGCGACGTACCGGGCTACGGGATTGTCGGCCGGGAGATCCGTTTCACCGTCAAGGTCGAGGACCTGTCCGCACCCGAAAACGGCCCGGCGAGCGCCGAATTGCGCCTGACCCGCGACGGCACTGAGACGCGCACCCGCACCGTGCCGGTCGGCGAGGAAACCGAGATCACGGTCGAGCTGACCCACCGCGGGCAGAACGTGCTGGAGCTGGAGGTCGCGGAAGGCCCGCGCGAACTGACGCTGGCCAACAACCGGGCGGCGATCGTGATCAACGGCGTGCGCGACCGCCTGCGCGTCCTACTCGTCTCCGGCCAACCGCACGCGGGCGAACGCGCCTGGCGCTCGCTGCTCAAATCCGACCCGTCAGTGGACCTGGTGCACTTCACCATCCTGCGGCCGCCGGAAAAGCAGGACGGCACGCCGATCCGGGAACTATCGCTGATCGCCTTCCCGACCCGCGAACTGTTCGAGGTCAAGATCGACGAGTTCGATCTGATCGTCTTCGACCGCTACCAGCGCCGCGGCGTGCTGCCCTCGCTCTATCTGCACAACGTCGCCGAGTACGTGCGCAACGGCGGCGCGCTCTTGGAAGCCGGCGGCCCCAGCTTCGCCAGCCGGATGTCGCTGTACCGCACGCCGCTGGGCCGCGTGCTGCCCGGCGCGCCAACCGGCGAGATCTACGAACAGGGCTTCAAGCCGCAGGTGACCGAGCTTGGCACCCGCCATCCGGTGACCCGCGGCCTGACTGGCTCCAACGGGCCCGAAGCAGAGGCCGACTGGAGCCGCTGGTTCCGGCATCTGAATGTCGACGTCCAAAGCGGCGATATCGTGATGGAAGGCGTGCGCGATCGGCCGCTGCTGATCCTCGACCGGGTCGGCGAAGGACGGGTTGCCCAACTGATGAGCGACCACGCCTGGCTGTGGGCGCGCGGCTACGAGGGCGGCGGCCCGCAGGCAGAGTTGATGCGCCGGGTCGCGCACTGGCTGATGAAAGAGCCGGAGCTGGAGGAGGAAGCGTTGCGCGCCCGGGTCGAGGGCGACCGCCTGGTGGTCGAGCGGCGCTCGCTGGAGACCGAACTGCCACCGGTCGAGGTCACCCTTCCCGACGGCAGCACCCAGACGCTGCAGCTCGAGCCCGGCCCGGACGGACGTGCCAGTACGACGATGCCGGTCGACCAACTGGGCACCTACGAACTCAGCGACGGCACGCGTACCGCCGTCGCCGCCGCTGGGCCACCGAACCCACTGGAATACCGCGACGTCCGGTCGACGCGCGCACGTCTGCACCCGCTGGTCGAGGCGAGCGGCGGAGCACACGTACGCATCGCCGACGGCATTCCGCGCCTGCGCAAGGTCGATCCCGACCGCGACAGCGCCGGACGCGGCTGGATCGGACTGGACGCCAACCGCGACTACCGCGTGGCGGGTGTGACGGAAGTTCCCTTGCTGCCGGCCGTGCTCGCGCTCATCCTGGTGCTTGGCACCCTGATCGCCGCCTGGTTCCGGGAGGGTAAATAG